The genomic DNA GCCTGATTACAGGCACAAAGGGCTCAACCTCCCTGATTTGTTTTTGATGCTTACAGACACTATCCTGGTATTTGACAGTCTCGCCCAGAAGATAAAGGTAGTATCAAATGCATATGTTGAAGGCAAAAACCCGAAGGACGCATACGAGGAAGCATGCAGGAAGATAGATGAGATAGTAAAAAGACTGCACCGCAGGGCTCCTCTACCTAAAAATAATAAAAAAGCACCTGCGGCCCTCTCTTCAAATTTTTCGAAAGAGGATTTTCTTAATGCCGTCAGAAAGGCCAAAGAATATGTCAGGGCTGGAGATGTAATCCAGGTTGTTGTATCACAGAGATTTCAGAGGGATGTTGAGGCCCACCCTGTAAATGTTTACAGGGCACTGAGGGTTATTAATCCATCACCGTATATGTATTACATTGATACAGGCAAGACCACTCTTGTAGGTTCTTCTCCTGAAATACTCGTGAGGCTGGAGGGTGACAGAATTGAATTGAGGCCAATAGCCGGGACCAGAAAAAGGGGAGCAACTGAGGAGGAGGAGGATGTCTTAGAAAAAGACCTGAAGGCCGACCCTAAGGAAAGGGCAGAACATATCATGCTTGTCGACCTCGGCAGAAATGATGTAGGCAGGGTATCAGATACAGGCTCTGTAAAGGTGACCGAGCTGATGACAGTTGAAAAGTACTCCCATGTCATGCACCTTGTCTCTAATATTGAAGGCTGCCTTAGCAAAGGGCTTGATGCCTTTGATGTCCTGAGGGCATCCTTCCCTGCAGGGACTGTCTCAGGCGCTCCCAAGATACGGGCAATGGAAATAATAGAAGAGCTTGAACCAACAAGGCGAGGACCATATGCAGGCTCTGTGGGTTATTTCAGTTTCTCAGGAAATATGGATATGTGCATCACAATCAGGACTATACTATTTAAAAATAAAAAGGCATATGTGCAGGCAGGCGCCGGCATAGTGGCTGATTCAGAGCCTGAAAAGGAGTACATAGAGACTGTAAATAAGGCACAGGGGATGTTCAAGGCAATAGAGATGGCTGAGAATAATTTAAGTTAAGAAAGGGAAAAACATATGTTATTAGTAATAGATAATTATGATTCTTTTACATACAACCTCGTCCAGTACCTCGGCGAGCTTGGCGAAGACATAAGGGTGTTCAGAAACGATAAAATTACCATTGCAGAAATTGAAGACGTGAGGCCTGAAAATATAGTAATTTCTCCCGGCCCATACACACCCAACGAAGCAGGCATATCGATTGAGGTAATCAGGCATTTCGCAGGCAAAATCCCGATCTTAGGCGTCTGCCTCGGACACCAGGCAATTGGTGCGGCCTTTGGAGGGGATATTATAAATGCACCGAGGCTCATGCACGGAAAGACTTCAATGATTCATCATGATGGAAGAACAATTTTTAATAACCTTCCAAATCCCTTTGAGGCAACGAGGTATCATTCTCTTGTAATTAAAAAAGAAACCTTGCCTGACTGCCTTGACATTACAGCCTGGACAGAGGAAGGTGAAATCATGGGCGTCAGGCATAAAGAACACATAATCGAAGGTGTGCAGTTCCACCCTGAGTCAATCCTCACAAGGGTTGGCAAAGACCTTCTAAGAAACTTTCTGAAATTAAGAATACAAGGGCGCGCCCCTACTGCTGGAGGCAGCAATGATTAAAGAGGCTATAAAGCTCCTTGCAGATGACATACACCTTTCAGAAGAAGAGATGATGAATGCCATGAGAGACGTAATGGAAGGTCAGGCCACTGACGCACAGATTGCATCCTTTCTCACAGCTCTGAGGATAAAGGGAGAGACAGTCGAGGAAATAACAGGTGCAGCAAAAATAATGAGGGAAAAGGCAACAAAAATCAGGGCTCCAAAAGATACAGTTGACACATGCGGCACAGGAGGGGATATGGCACATACATTCAACATCTCCACAACATCGGCATTAATCGTGGCTGCCTGTGGAGTGCCTGTGGCAAAACATGGAAACAGGTCAGTATCAAGCCGCTGCGGGAGCGCTGATGTGCTTGAGGCGCTTGGCGTGAAGATAGACCTTCCTCCTGAGAAAGTCGAGAGATGTCTGGAGGAAACAGGTTTTGGTTTTCTATTTGCACCGCTTTTTCATCCTGCGATGAAGTACGCCATTGGCCCGAGGAAAGAAATGGGCATCAGGACAATCTTTAATATCCTTGGCCCACTTACAAACCCTGCAGGGGCAGAAAGACAGGTCTTAGGCGTGTATTCAGATGAGCTTACAGAGCCAATAGCTCTGGTCCTCGGCAACCTCGGAGCAAGGCATGCCTTTATAGTTCATGGAGAGGATGGCCTTGATGAAATAACTGTTACGGATGCAACAAAGATTTCAGAGCTAAATAATGGACGGGTTGACACATACTATATCGCACCCGAAGACGTTGGTCTTAAAAGGGCCCGGAGGGAAGACCTTCTCGGCGGAAATACTGAAGAAAATGCCAGAATAATACTTGCCATATTGCGAGGTGAGAAAGGCCCCAGGAGAGACATAGCAGCCATCAATGCCGCTGCTGCCCTTGTAGCAGGGGGAAAAGTAAAAACCCTTAAAGAAGGCATAGAAAAAGCAGCAGAGGCAATAGACTCAGGCGCCGCCAGAAAAAAATTAGAGGAGATTAAGGCCCTGAGCAACAGGCTGTAAAGATTTGACCCCCTTTGCCAGGGATGGCAATAGTGTCCGATAAAAAAATTAGTAATTTTATAAGTT from Nitrospirota bacterium includes the following:
- the pabA gene encoding aminodeoxychorismate/anthranilate synthase component II, whose protein sequence is MLLVIDNYDSFTYNLVQYLGELGEDIRVFRNDKITIAEIEDVRPENIVISPGPYTPNEAGISIEVIRHFAGKIPILGVCLGHQAIGAAFGGDIINAPRLMHGKTSMIHHDGRTIFNNLPNPFEATRYHSLVIKKETLPDCLDITAWTEEGEIMGVRHKEHIIEGVQFHPESILTRVGKDLLRNFLKLRIQGRAPTAGGSND
- the trpE gene encoding anthranilate synthase component I is translated as MLYPDFKEFEAKTREGNLIPVYREILADLETPVSAFLKIKGRHRFLLESVVGGEKWARYSFLGSNPSMIIEGKGRNITIKRGKHIEKTSFEKDPLEVISKELKKYRPVLMPGLPRFFGGLVGYMGYDTSRYFEKLPDYRHKGLNLPDLFLMLTDTILVFDSLAQKIKVVSNAYVEGKNPKDAYEEACRKIDEIVKRLHRRAPLPKNNKKAPAALSSNFSKEDFLNAVRKAKEYVRAGDVIQVVVSQRFQRDVEAHPVNVYRALRVINPSPYMYYIDTGKTTLVGSSPEILVRLEGDRIELRPIAGTRKRGATEEEEDVLEKDLKADPKERAEHIMLVDLGRNDVGRVSDTGSVKVTELMTVEKYSHVMHLVSNIEGCLSKGLDAFDVLRASFPAGTVSGAPKIRAMEIIEELEPTRRGPYAGSVGYFSFSGNMDMCITIRTILFKNKKAYVQAGAGIVADSEPEKEYIETVNKAQGMFKAIEMAENNLS
- the trpD gene encoding anthranilate phosphoribosyltransferase, which translates into the protein MIKEAIKLLADDIHLSEEEMMNAMRDVMEGQATDAQIASFLTALRIKGETVEEITGAAKIMREKATKIRAPKDTVDTCGTGGDMAHTFNISTTSALIVAACGVPVAKHGNRSVSSRCGSADVLEALGVKIDLPPEKVERCLEETGFGFLFAPLFHPAMKYAIGPRKEMGIRTIFNILGPLTNPAGAERQVLGVYSDELTEPIALVLGNLGARHAFIVHGEDGLDEITVTDATKISELNNGRVDTYYIAPEDVGLKRARREDLLGGNTEENARIILAILRGEKGPRRDIAAINAAAALVAGGKVKTLKEGIEKAAEAIDSGAARKKLEEIKALSNRL